Within Desulfolithobacter dissulfuricans, the genomic segment CAGGAGAAAAAGCCACATGAGGACCGGGGCCAGAAAGAGCCAGAAAGTCAGACGGTATCCGTTACGCATGGTTTTTTATGCCTCAAAGCAGAGTCCCGAGTCCGGATGCCAGCCGAGCGTGATGGTGTCGCCGGGCTGAATATAGTCGAACTGCCGGTTTTGCGGCAGGCTGACCAGCAGCTCGTGGCCTCCCGGGGTCACGGTCAGCAGCCGGCTGTTGGCCCCATCGAAGAGAATGGTCTTGACGGTGACCTGGAAGGTGTTGAGCTCCCCGGTCTGCTCGGGTTCGATGCGCAGAGCCTCGGGCCGGAGGAAGAGATTGACCCGGGTGGAGGTGGGGTAGGTCTCGTGGCTCCTGGCCCGGAAGAGAAACCCCTCCTCGGTGCGGATGGAGACGTGGTTGTTCACCTCGACCACCTCGCCGGACCAGCGGTTGTTGTCGCCGACAAACTGGGCCACAAAAGGGGTGCGCGGATCGCCGTACAGCTCCCGCGGCGGCCCCACCTGCTCGAATCTGCCCTTGTTCATCACCGCGATGGTATCCGACATGACCAGGGCCTCGGACTGGTCGTGGGTGATATAGATAAAGGTCGTTCCAACCTTGGCCTGCAGTTTCTTGAGCTCCACTTTCATCTGTTCCCGGAGCTTGAGGTCCAGGGCGCCCAGGGGCTCGTCCAGCAGCAGAACCGAGGGCTCCATGACCAGGCAGCGGGCAATGGCCACCCGCTGTTTCTGCCCTCCTGAGAGCTGGTTGATCCGTTTGGTTCCGAAACCGGGCAGGCCGACGCTCTCGAGAATGGCCTCGGTCCGCCGGGAGATCTCTGCTGCGTTCATGCCGCGGCGCTTGAGGCCAAAACCGATGTTTTCAGCCACGCTCATCATGGGAAAGAGCGCCAGGTGCTGGAAGACCAGGTTGACCGGTCGTTTGTTGGGCGGCACTCCGCGCATGTCATTGCCCCGGATGGCGATGGTCCCCGAGGTGGGCTCGTCAAAGCCGGCCACCATTCGCAGCAGTGTGGTCTTGCCGCAGCCGGACGGCCCGAGGATGGAGAAGAACGAGCCCTGCTCCACGTCAAAGGTGACATCGTCCACCGCGACAAAGTCGCCGAATTTTTTTACAAGGTTACGGACAGAGAGATCGTTGGCCATGGTCTGGAAACCGCTGTCGTCATTATGGGGAGACGGATTTCCCCGGTCCGCATTGGACCGGGGAAATCCGCAGGTCTGGAATGGGACTATTTGGCTGCCTTGATCTTGTCAAGAATTTTGCCTTCCATGACTTCGAGCTTGGCCGGAACCGGCGGATACCACTTGATGTTGTCGATGGTCTCCTTGGGGAAGCAGCGCTCGAAGTTGGCGGCCACATCAGCGGCCACGTAGGCGTTGGCTCCCTGGGAAGCGGTGGCCACCTTCTCCTGGCTGGTGAAGTAGCCGGCGTTTTCAGGCCGCATCATGAAGTTGATCCACTTGTAGGCCGCGTCCACGTTCTTGGCCTTGGCCGGGATGGCAAAGGTGTCGATCCAGCCCAGCGCTCCGCTCTTGGGGGCCCGGAAGTCGATGGCCGGGTTTTCCGCATGCAGTTTCCAGCCACCGTTGTCCCACGCCATGGCCACATAGACCTCGCCCGAGCGCATGGACTCCAGCAGGGCGTCGCCGTTGGCCCAGTAGTTCTTGACCAGAGGTTTGGCCTTGATCAGGGTCTCGGCCACCTTGTCGAGCATGGCCTTGTAGGCCGCTGGATCGGAGTAGAGCTCAAAGGGATTGTATCCCAGGGCAAAGCCCATGGCGATCAGGGTCGGCCTCTTGAGCCGGTAGCTGATGCGGCCCTTGTACTTGGGATCGATGAGTGCGTTCCAGTCGTCGGCGTCCGGGGCCTTGTCGGAGTTGACGATCAATCCCGAGGTGCCCCAGCAGAAAGGAACCGCGTAGGAGTCGTTCTTGACCCGGGTGTTTTTTTTCACCGCCTCGAGCATGGAGGGGATGAACAGTTCGCTCTTGATTTTCGAGTAGTCCAGGGGCTGGTAGATCCTGTACTTGGCCTGGACCGAGGAGATACGGTCCTGGCTCGGCTGGGCCAGGTCAAAGCCGGCGCCCCGGGTGGCCCGGAGTTTGGCGATCATCTCCTCGTTGTTGGAATAGGTTGCCTCGACCTTGATGCCGGTTTCCTTTTCAAATTTTTCCACCAGGGCCTTGGGCGCGTACCCTTTCCAGGTGAGAATCTTGAGGGTTTCCGCCTGGGCCGCGGTGGCCAGAAAGAAACAGCAAAGGGCCGTGAGCAGAGTGAGTTTTTTCATCGTTCTTCCTCCTGATTGGCAGTTTTGTTATTCGAAAATCACCCCGGGGCCTGGTGTTGTCAGGGTGAGTTTCATGGTTCGAAGTCTTCGCTATCTGTTGTGGCTGGACAGTGCCGAAATCCGGAGTCTCCCTTCGGTCGCTTACCCGGAGTCTCCCTTCGGTC encodes:
- a CDS encoding extracellular solute-binding protein; translation: MKKLTLLTALCCFFLATAAQAETLKILTWKGYAPKALVEKFEKETGIKVEATYSNNEEMIAKLRATRGAGFDLAQPSQDRISSVQAKYRIYQPLDYSKIKSELFIPSMLEAVKKNTRVKNDSYAVPFCWGTSGLIVNSDKAPDADDWNALIDPKYKGRISYRLKRPTLIAMGFALGYNPFELYSDPAAYKAMLDKVAETLIKAKPLVKNYWANGDALLESMRSGEVYVAMAWDNGGWKLHAENPAIDFRAPKSGALGWIDTFAIPAKAKNVDAAYKWINFMMRPENAGYFTSQEKVATASQGANAYVAADVAANFERCFPKETIDNIKWYPPVPAKLEVMEGKILDKIKAAK
- a CDS encoding ABC transporter ATP-binding protein, with translation MANDLSVRNLVKKFGDFVAVDDVTFDVEQGSFFSILGPSGCGKTTLLRMVAGFDEPTSGTIAIRGNDMRGVPPNKRPVNLVFQHLALFPMMSVAENIGFGLKRRGMNAAEISRRTEAILESVGLPGFGTKRINQLSGGQKQRVAIARCLVMEPSVLLLDEPLGALDLKLREQMKVELKKLQAKVGTTFIYITHDQSEALVMSDTIAVMNKGRFEQVGPPRELYGDPRTPFVAQFVGDNNRWSGEVVEVNNHVSIRTEEGFLFRARSHETYPTSTRVNLFLRPEALRIEPEQTGELNTFQVTVKTILFDGANSRLLTVTPGGHELLVSLPQNRQFDYIQPGDTITLGWHPDSGLCFEA